ATAGCTGCCGTATTACTTTAGACAAAACTATACAGAGGAGATAAAATTAATGAAAAAATTTTTATTAATAATACTTGCTATTATGACAGTATGCCTATCTAGCGGATGTATAAATATAGGAGTAGATACAGCAAAAGACGGCAATAAGATTAGAATAGGTGTTGCTATAGCTAATGCTAATGATAAGTATGCATCTTATTTACTGGATGAAATGAAAAATTACTCTAAATCTTTAAAGGATATTGAAGTGATATTTGCTGATGCAAAGAAAAATTCCAATACACAGTTGTCACAGGTTGAAAACTTTATATCACAGAGGGTAGATGTAATAATTGTTGCTCCTGTTTATATAGATGCATCAAAGCCTATAACTGATAAAGCTAAAGCTGCTAATATTCCAATTATAAGCCTTATGACTCCCTTTGAAAATCAAAGTGATGCAGTAAGTTATATAGCTCCAGATTCAAAACAAGCGGCTACACTAGAGATGGAATATCTTGCAAAGAGGATGAATTATAAGGGTAATGTTGCAATCATGATGGGACCAAGGGAGGACAGAGCCCAGAGAGTGAGGACTGAAACTTACCATGAAGTAATATCAAAATATCCTGATATGGAAATTGTTGCAGAGCAGTCAGCTGAATGGGATAGAGCTAGAGGTACGGTATTAATGGAAAATTGGATTGAATCTGGCAAGAAGATTGATAGTGTAGCTGTTAATAACGATGAAATGGCCATAGGGGCATTAAATACTATAGAAGCAGCAGGTAAACTGGGAAAGATAACTGTAGGTGGTATAGACGCTACTCCTGATTCACTTCAATATGTAAAAAGTGGGAAACTAGCTGTTACAGTGTTTCAGGATGCAGAAAAACTAAGCAAAGCTAGCATAGACACTGCAATCAAAGCAGCTAAAGGTGAAAATGTAGAAAAGACAATAAGTATCAAAAATGAATTGGTTACTCCGGAAAATGTAGATAGATACATAGCTAAATGGAAAAATAAATAAAACTTTAGTACATATACTTTTAGGAGGAGTTTATGAATATATTTAAAAACTATAGTATAAAGCAAAGATTTCTAATATTGTTTTTTGTTTGTATTGTGACATTTATTGGATTCGGTATTTTTGCTTTGATTGAATTTAATAATCTAGTGAAAGTAACTAATAAGCTTTATAATCAATCATCAAAAGTTTCCGATGCTACCGTAAATGCAAAAGTAAATTTGGTTAAAATTAACAGTGCCATAAATGATGTTATTTTAGCATCAGATAGTAATGAAATTCAAGAAGGTATAAATAAAGTTAGCCAATATGAAAATGACCTTCAAAAAAATTTGGATACTATAGGAGAAAACTCTGATGATTCTGATACTAAAAGAAATTTGCAAGATGCTAATAATGTTCTTTCTAAATGGGCTAAGCCTCAGAGAGATAAAATTATAAAATATGTTCAAGAAGGGAAGAAACAGGATGCGATAAATATATCCAAGGGAATACATTCAGATTTTGTAAGCGAGCTTGAGCTGGATCTTGATAATATATATGCTAATTCTTTAATAGATCAAAGAAATTTAGTTCAACAATCAAATGCACTGCAGTCTTCTGAAAAGATAACTTTATTCTTAACTTTGGCAATTTTAACAAGTGTACTATTAGCACTATTTATATTGATAATTAAAAGCATTTTAGTTCCTATTAACAGCTTGAAAGACCATATGATTAACATTTCACATTCTGGGACTTTTGAAGAATATGAAATGGACCAAAATGATGAGATATCAGAAATGGCTAAAAATTATAATTTATTGATACATAAGTTAAAAACTAAATTATGGATCAATAATACCCAGAATGCTTTAAAGGATGAAATGACTGGCAGCCTTTCTGTAAAAGAATTAACACAGAATATTATTAATTTTTTGTCCAGACATTTAGATGCTGGAAATGGAACTTTTTATATATATAAAGATTCAGATAATAAACTTATTTTAAAGTCTTCCTTTGCTTTCACAGAAAGAGACAGGCTGTCTAATGTATATGAAGTTGGAGAAGGAATTATAGGGCAAGTAGCTTTAGAGAGGAAACCTATACATTTAAAAAAAGTTAAAGAGTCAGAAGCGGCAGTTTGTACATCAACTACCTTTGGGCCACCTCTTAATGTATATGCTTTCCCATTGATTCATGAAGATGAACTCTATGGGGTTATTGAATTGTCTTCTTTTGAATATTTTGATGATTTAAAAAAGAATTTTTTAGAAGAAGTATGTAACGTTATTGCTGCGAATCTTCATTCTGCTCTTCAAAATGAAAGAATTAAACAGCTTTTGGAAATGAGTGAAAAGTCAGAAAGAGAAGCTCACAAAATATCAAGAGAACTTAAAAATGCAAATGTAGAATTGGAAGAAAAACAAAGGCAGCTCCAGATTCAATCTGAAGAACTTCAACAAACTAATTCACAACTGGAAGAACAGCAGCAAATACTTCAGCAGCAAAGTGAGGAATTGCAGCAAACTAATACTCAGCTTGAGGAACATCAACTTCAAATAGAGGAGCAGTCGAGAATTCTAAGCATGAAAAATGAGGAATTAGAAAAATCTAAAGAAGAGATTTTAATGCGTACTAAAGATTTAGAAAATGCAAATAAATATAAGTCTCAATTTTTGGCGAATATTTCTCATGAACTTAGGACTCCTCTTAATTCAATTATATTATTATCTAATCTTTTAATTAGAAATGGAAAAGAGAAGTTTGAAAATTCTACACAGGAAAAGTTTAAAGTTATATATAACTCAGGACAGCATCTTCTTCGTTTAATAAATAATATTTTGGATCTATCAAAAATTGAAGCTGGTAAAATAGATCTTAATTATGATTATTTCAATACAGAAGAGCTTATAAAAGAACTTAAAGATATTTTTGAGGTAACAGCCAAGGAGAAAAATATTCAGTTTATATTGGAAGATCAATTTAAAAACAATTTTTATGGTGATAGAGACAAAATTTCTCAAATAGTTAGAAATTTTTTGTCTAATGCTTTTAAATTTACAGATAGGGGAACTGTAAAGCTAAAAATAGTGCGGGATAATAGAGATGAGAATAATCTAATATTTTCTGTATCTGATACAGGAATAGGTATATCTAAAGAAAAATTAGATATAATTTTCGAAGAATTTCATCAAGGGGATGGCTCTATCTCAAGAAAATATGGGGGAACAGGTCTTGGATTATCCATAAGCAGCAGACTTTGTGAACTTATGAAGGGTAAAATAAAAGTAACCAGTGAACCTGAGATGGGAAGCACCTTTTATTTATATTTGCCTTTGACACTTTCAGAAGAGACCTCCACAAAATTGGAAGCAGCTGTTACTACAAGTCTAGAGGATAAAAATAAAGAAGAAATAATTGAAGAACAAATAAAAAATACAAAGACGAAAAAGCTGCTTATAGTGGAAGATGATAAGCAATTAATCCAGTCAATAAAATCTATATCTGAAGGTATAGGTTTTGCCACATTAGTATCCGACAGTGGAGCAAAGGCACTAAAACTTATAGAAGAATATAAAATTAGTGGTATTTTATTGGATTTAGGACTTCCTGATATAGATGGAATTGATTTGCTAAAAGAAATTAATGAACTATTGAAATTAAAAAATACATATGTTCCTGTTATTATCTATACGGGTATGGATATATCGCCTGAACAGGAAAAAGAGATAAAATTATATACGGACAGAATAATTGTTAAAACTGCAAACTCAGATGAAAGATTGCTAGATGAACTGACTTTAATACTTCATAAAGTTAATAATGAAGAAGATTATAGAAGTATTATGACCTCTAAAATTAATAAGAATACGGCACTAAATTTAGATAATAAAAAAATACTCATTGTAGATGATGACCCGCGTAATATATTTGTACTTGCAGCTGCATTAGAAGATTTTGGTGCAGAAATTGTTGAAGCTGACAATGGAGAAGAAGCTCTAAGAGAACTTGAAAGCCAGTCTGCAGATTTAATTTTAATGGACATAATGATGCCGATTATGAATGGATATGAAGCCATTAAAAAAATACGAAGTTCAAGCAAATTCAAAAATATACCTATCATAGCCATAACAGCAAAGTCACTAAAAGGTGACAAGGAAAAATGCATAGCTGCTGGTGCAAATGACTATATTTCCAAGCCTATTGATTATGATGTGCTAATAACATTAATAAAAGCTTGGATTAGCAAAGATTGATAAATTATGGAGGAAAATTTGACTATTAGAACTAATTGTAACAATAATAAAATATACATAACAGTAATTGGAGAATTGGAAAATAATAATGAAATAGATGAGTTAGAAGATGTTATAAGTACATTAGAAAATAAAAAATTTCACATAACTTTTTTAGGTGCTAATGTAATTCCTAAAAATATTATAGAAAGAATTACCATTTTACAAGAAGATAATAAGTGCAATATCTTTGTTTTAAAACGATATTTGTTCTCATATTTACAATGTTTGGGGATAAAGTGTAGTTATATAACTGAAACTTTAGCTTTTAAAAAAACTGATTATAATTTATCCTGTGAAAAAGAAAAGCCAAGCAAGGAAGAAGTTTATGACTTTTTACGAAATATAAACAAGGCTTATGGCTATGATTATACAGAATATCAAATAGACAGTATTATGCGAAGAATAAATATATCTATGATTAGAGGCAGAATAAGTGATTTTAATACATTTAGAGAACAAGTACTGAATAATCAAGAAATTTTTCATGACTTGTTTTTAGATCTTTCTATAAATACTACAGAATTCTTTAGAGATCATGAAGTATTTAGCATGATTAAAAATAAAATACTACCCTATTTAAATTCCTATAGTCATGTTAAGATATGGTGTGCAGGCTGTTCAATAGGTAAAGAAGTATATTCATTAGCTATAATACTAAAAGAGGCAAATATGCTTAGTAAAACTCAAATTTATGCTACAGATATCAATCCCTATGTTATTGAAGAAGCAAGAAATGGTCTATATTCTATTTCTAATTTAGAGAAAGCTATAAGTAATTATAGAAAAGCTGAGGGTGAGAAAAATTTTATTGAATACTTTGATATCAATAAGAGCTATATTAAGATCAAAGAGAATTTGAAAAAAAATATATTGTTTTTTCAGCACAGTTTATTAAGTGAGGGAAGGCTAAATGAGTTCAACTTAATACTGTGTAGGAATGTTTTTATCTATTTTAATGATAGCCTACAGGAAAAAGTTTTAAAGAATTTTTATAATTCTTTAGATGATAATGGATTTTTAGTATTGGGTAAAAGTGAAGGAATACAAAAAAATAATGGACATAGATATTTTTATAAGTATAGTGAAAAAAATAAAATATATCGTAAAAGTAATAAGTAAACCAAGTATATCTCACCATCTTAATATTTTAAAAAATTCTCTTTTAATTTTTTATCTAACTCTGCATTAAAATGGACCCCTTCTTTGGGATCTCTATGATGTTTTGGACATAGATAAATATGATTATAGGGACATTTTTCTAAATGCTTTATTTCACTTTTAAACATTATATGATGATCCTCTACTGCATAACTACTTCCACATATTGCACAAAAATGTATTTCTGAACTCATTTCATCATTCCTTACCTGTTAAAAATAAATGTATATATTATTTATAATATTTAATATTACAAAATTATGATAATTTTTTCTATAGATTGTTTCACAATATTTTATTGCTCATTGATGATGAAATATACTCTTTCAGTACAGATAATAGATTGTTTGCAAATACTAAATATTGTCTTAAAATAAAGGCATAATTAAATAAGAGCTTTAAAAAATTATGGATTAATTTTAAGATAAATTGTATTAAGTATCAAGTTATAAAAAATTTATATTTGTTTTTAAAAAATAAAAAATTCTATTGATATTATTAGTAAATATGATTTATAATAATATGGTAAACTTATGGGTTTTAAAAAAACCAAAGGGTTTTGTACAAAGGAGAGT
This genomic window from Clostridium pasteurianum DSM 525 = ATCC 6013 contains:
- a CDS encoding substrate-binding domain-containing protein encodes the protein MKKFLLIILAIMTVCLSSGCINIGVDTAKDGNKIRIGVAIANANDKYASYLLDEMKNYSKSLKDIEVIFADAKKNSNTQLSQVENFISQRVDVIIVAPVYIDASKPITDKAKAANIPIISLMTPFENQSDAVSYIAPDSKQAATLEMEYLAKRMNYKGNVAIMMGPREDRAQRVRTETYHEVISKYPDMEIVAEQSAEWDRARGTVLMENWIESGKKIDSVAVNNDEMAIGALNTIEAAGKLGKITVGGIDATPDSLQYVKSGKLAVTVFQDAEKLSKASIDTAIKAAKGENVEKTISIKNELVTPENVDRYIAKWKNK
- a CDS encoding response regulator; the protein is MNIFKNYSIKQRFLILFFVCIVTFIGFGIFALIEFNNLVKVTNKLYNQSSKVSDATVNAKVNLVKINSAINDVILASDSNEIQEGINKVSQYENDLQKNLDTIGENSDDSDTKRNLQDANNVLSKWAKPQRDKIIKYVQEGKKQDAINISKGIHSDFVSELELDLDNIYANSLIDQRNLVQQSNALQSSEKITLFLTLAILTSVLLALFILIIKSILVPINSLKDHMINISHSGTFEEYEMDQNDEISEMAKNYNLLIHKLKTKLWINNTQNALKDEMTGSLSVKELTQNIINFLSRHLDAGNGTFYIYKDSDNKLILKSSFAFTERDRLSNVYEVGEGIIGQVALERKPIHLKKVKESEAAVCTSTTFGPPLNVYAFPLIHEDELYGVIELSSFEYFDDLKKNFLEEVCNVIAANLHSALQNERIKQLLEMSEKSEREAHKISRELKNANVELEEKQRQLQIQSEELQQTNSQLEEQQQILQQQSEELQQTNTQLEEHQLQIEEQSRILSMKNEELEKSKEEILMRTKDLENANKYKSQFLANISHELRTPLNSIILLSNLLIRNGKEKFENSTQEKFKVIYNSGQHLLRLINNILDLSKIEAGKIDLNYDYFNTEELIKELKDIFEVTAKEKNIQFILEDQFKNNFYGDRDKISQIVRNFLSNAFKFTDRGTVKLKIVRDNRDENNLIFSVSDTGIGISKEKLDIIFEEFHQGDGSISRKYGGTGLGLSISSRLCELMKGKIKVTSEPEMGSTFYLYLPLTLSEETSTKLEAAVTTSLEDKNKEEIIEEQIKNTKTKKLLIVEDDKQLIQSIKSISEGIGFATLVSDSGAKALKLIEEYKISGILLDLGLPDIDGIDLLKEINELLKLKNTYVPVIIYTGMDISPEQEKEIKLYTDRIIVKTANSDERLLDELTLILHKVNNEEDYRSIMTSKINKNTALNLDNKKILIVDDDPRNIFVLAAALEDFGAEIVEADNGEEALRELESQSADLILMDIMMPIMNGYEAIKKIRSSSKFKNIPIIAITAKSLKGDKEKCIAAGANDYISKPIDYDVLITLIKAWISKD
- a CDS encoding CheR family methyltransferase encodes the protein MTIRTNCNNNKIYITVIGELENNNEIDELEDVISTLENKKFHITFLGANVIPKNIIERITILQEDNKCNIFVLKRYLFSYLQCLGIKCSYITETLAFKKTDYNLSCEKEKPSKEEVYDFLRNINKAYGYDYTEYQIDSIMRRINISMIRGRISDFNTFREQVLNNQEIFHDLFLDLSINTTEFFRDHEVFSMIKNKILPYLNSYSHVKIWCAGCSIGKEVYSLAIILKEANMLSKTQIYATDINPYVIEEARNGLYSISNLEKAISNYRKAEGEKNFIEYFDINKSYIKIKENLKKNILFFQHSLLSEGRLNEFNLILCRNVFIYFNDSLQEKVLKNFYNSLDDNGFLVLGKSEGIQKNNGHRYFYKYSEKNKIYRKSNK